DNA from Sphingomonas psychrotolerans:
TGCTGCGCGATCTCGGCTATCGGGTGGTCGAGGCGGAAAGCGGGCGTGCGGCACTCGACCATCTGGCCGCTAACCAAGTCGACTTCCTGGTGACCGATCATCTGATGCCGGGCATGCGCGGCACCGACCTGGTGCGCGCGGTGCGCGAGCGCTATCCGCAAGTGAAGGCGCTGATCGTCTCGGGCTATGCCGATCTCGAGAGCATCTCGCCCGACCTGCCGCGGCTTGCCAAACCGTTTCGGCAGGACGAGCTGGCGGCGAGTTTGGCGGGGCTGGGGTGACGAAAAAGGGAGCGTGAGTCAGCGACTCACACCACTGGCTCGAATGTGATCCGCTGGCGATCCGGATCGGCCGAAACGAGCCGCACGCGCACTGCATCGCCCGGTTCTGCCCCGCGCAGCGCAAGGCGGGTGACGATCGGCAGATCGCACAGCTGGATGCGTGCGCCGCGATCGTCGGCGTCGGTGACGATCGCGGCAAATACCTCGCCTTCCCTGCCCTGCAGCATCACTGCCTCGGCGAGGTCGATCACCGCGCGATCGATCTGGCCGCCGATCGCATCGGCGCGCGCCATTACCACCGGAAGCTTGTCGAACGCCGCGGTCACTATTTCGGGAACCGGCTGGCCGTTGGCCACCGCCAGCGTCGCGCGGATCACATAGCGATCGGCGAGGCGGCGGAGCGGCGCGGTGGCATGGGCGTAGCTCGCCGCAACTGCCGCGTGCCACGGGACGATGCCGGGCTGAAAGGGCTGGTACGACGCGCCCTGCCCCGCGCGGCGGATCGCCAGCATGAAGGCCGCCTGCTTCGGATCGCCGGGATCGAGCGTCGCCTCGAATTGCGCGAGCGTCGCCACGGGCAGCCAATCGAGGCCGAAGGCGACGGCGGTCTGGCGCAGGCGCGCGACGGCACGGTCGTCGGGCTCGGCCATCACCCGGAACAGCCCGGTCTGGTGCGCCCGCAGCACATCGGCGATCGCCATGTTGGCAGCGAGCGAGAGCGCGGCGTTACGCTCCTCCGAGGCGAGGCGCGGACGGAAGACCAATGCGAAGCTGCCGTCGTCGCGCAGGGCGACTTCCTGTTCCGGCGGATCGACGCGGGCAGCGCCGCGACGGCTCTCGGCGTGCTGGAGGCGGGCAGTAAGGTCGGCAAAGCCCGGCGGCAGATCCGTATCGCGGACGCTGTCATAGGCGAGCTTGGCCGCGCTGCGGATCACCGCGCGTTCGGCACCGTCGAGATGCACCGCCCCATCCGGCGTGACGCGCACGGTGAAGATCACTGCCGGCCGCGGGCCGGTGGGGAGCAGGCTCGCGGCGCCTTCGCTGAGCACCGGCGGATAAAGCCCGGCCTTGCCGTCCGGGAGATAGAAAGTCGTGCCGCGGCGCCATGCCTCGAGGTCGATCGGGTCGCCGTCGTCGACGAACCACGCGACATCGGCGATCGCATAATGAAGCAGCATGTCAGGCCCGGCCGCTTCGACCGCGAAGGCCTGGTCGAGATCGGTCGCGCTGGCAGGGTCTAGCGTGACGAAATGCCGGTCGGTCCGGTCGATGTGTCCGGTCGGGGCGCGGGCTGCCGCAGCTTCGGCGGCCGCGAGCACCGCGCGGGAGAAGCCCTCTGGCACCTGGAAGCGCGTGCGGATCGCGGCGAGGCCGTGCGACAGGCGGTTGGCGGGGTCGGCGAGAGTTTTCATGTGCGTCGGGGTACACGTCCCAGGCGTTTTGAGGAATGTGGCCCGCACCCTTCCCTCTCCCGTCGGGAGAGGAAGGAGGCGCGAAGCGCCAGAAGGGGTGCAGGTGACTTGACGCCGCGCCTCTCCTACTCCGGTTCGATGACGCTCCCGCCCCTCCCGATGAAGGCCCGGCTGATCCTGTTCGCCTTCGGGGATTTTGCGTTCAATCTCTACTGGCAGAGCATCATGCTCTTCCTGCTGTTTTACTACACCGACGCGCTGGGGCTGCCGATGGCGACCGCGGCGACGATCTACACCGCTGCGTCGATCTGGGACGGTATCGCCAATTTCGTCGCGGGGGCAGCGACCGACCGGCGCCGGCCGAAGCACGGCTATGGGCGGGTGCTGATCCTGGGGAGCGTACCGCTGGGGCTGGCGTGCGTCCTGACCTATGCGCCGCTCGGCACCGGGGCGGCGGGGCTTGCCCTGGTGGTGATCGGGCATCTGCTGTTCCGCACCGCTTATGCGGCATTGAACGTGCCCTATCTGGCGATGGGCGCGCGGATCAGCGTCGACAGCCGCGATCGGGCGTTCGTCGCGGGCGCGCGGATGCTGTTCGGGACGCTGGCCTGGGTGGTCGTGGCCCGCGGGACCGTGCCGATCGGCATGTGGATCGGTGGCGGCGCAGCGGCGGCGCAGGGCTATTTGTGGGCGGCGGTGCTGTTCGCGGTGCTGGGCACTGCGATTCTGATGCTGGTCGGCGCGACCTATCGCGAAGACGCCGTACCAATCGCTCCTGCCCCGCCCTCGGTGCGTGCCAGCGTAGCCAGCCTGATCGCCAACCGGGCATTCGTGACGCTCAACCTCGCGATGATGGCGATGATCGTCGCGGTGACCGTGCTCAACAAA
Protein-coding regions in this window:
- a CDS encoding RNB domain-containing ribonuclease, with the translated sequence MKTLADPANRLSHGLAAIRTRFQVPEGFSRAVLAAAEAAAARAPTGHIDRTDRHFVTLDPASATDLDQAFAVEAAGPDMLLHYAIADVAWFVDDGDPIDLEAWRRGTTFYLPDGKAGLYPPVLSEGAASLLPTGPRPAVIFTVRVTPDGAVHLDGAERAVIRSAAKLAYDSVRDTDLPPGFADLTARLQHAESRRGAARVDPPEQEVALRDDGSFALVFRPRLASEERNAALSLAANMAIADVLRAHQTGLFRVMAEPDDRAVARLRQTAVAFGLDWLPVATLAQFEATLDPGDPKQAAFMLAIRRAGQGASYQPFQPGIVPWHAAVAASYAHATAPLRRLADRYVIRATLAVANGQPVPEIVTAAFDKLPVVMARADAIGGQIDRAVIDLAEAVMLQGREGEVFAAIVTDADDRGARIQLCDLPIVTRLALRGAEPGDAVRVRLVSADPDRQRITFEPVV
- a CDS encoding MFS transporter; this encodes MTLPPLPMKARLILFAFGDFAFNLYWQSIMLFLLFYYTDALGLPMATAATIYTAASIWDGIANFVAGAATDRRRPKHGYGRVLILGSVPLGLACVLTYAPLGTGAAGLALVVIGHLLFRTAYAALNVPYLAMGARISVDSRDRAFVAGARMLFGTLAWVVVARGTVPIGMWIGGGAAAAQGYLWAAVLFAVLGTAILMLVGATYREDAVPIAPAPPSVRASVASLIANRAFVTLNLAMMAMIVAVTVLNKSVLYYFKYFLGSDDAGQSALAWMGVVSAVAVPAWMLLQRVLGTRALWFVAASLCIAGLALFAAVHIDRPVAMQLFLVGMQAAIVGLHFAFWAMLPNTIEYGEQTTGLRVEGAVFGAAALLQRVAIGLATAILGLGFDSAGYVANVPQSEATLAAMRGTIALVPLTALAVSCALMLLNPLGKGAHARIVKGLER